A part of Antechinus flavipes isolate AdamAnt ecotype Samford, QLD, Australia chromosome 6, AdamAnt_v2, whole genome shotgun sequence genomic DNA contains:
- the LOC127540289 gene encoding olfactory receptor 5B2-like — translation MTSMENRSEVSEFILLGLTEIPELQVPLFIMFTFIYLITLVGNLGMVALISWDSLLHTPMYFFLSNLSLVDFGYSSAVTPKVMSGLLTGDKVISYSGCAAQLFFFGVFATTESFLLASMAYDRHAAVCKPLHYTITMTSTVCAFLISGIYISSFLASSIATGAVFSLSFCGSNIVHHFFCDVPPLLILSCTDTHITELICYILGSFTVFFPFLVIFTSYLLIFITILKIHSAEGRQKAFSTCTSHLTAVSIFYGTIIFMYFQPSSNHSMDSDKIASVVYTMVIPMLNPLVYSLRNKDVKNAFRKALRGQQLTHIFS, via the coding sequence ATGACATCAATGGAGAACAGATCTGAAGTGAGTGAGTTCATCCTCCTAGGATTAACAGAAATTCCAGAGCTTCAGGTTCCTCTCTTCATCATGTTCACCTTCATCTACCTCATCACTCTTGTAGGGAACCTAGGGATGGTAGCTCTGATATCCTGGGATTCTCTCCTCCACACTCCTATGTACTTCTTCCTCAGTAACCTCTCCCTGGTGGATTTTGGCTACTCCTCTGCTGTTACTCCCAAGGTGATGTCTGGGCTCCTCACAGGGGACAAGGTCATTTCCTACAGTGGATGTGCAGCACAATTATTCTTCTTTGGGGTCTTTGCTACCACTGAAAGTTTCCTCTTAGCCTCTATGGCCTATGATCGCCATGCAGCTGTGTGTAAGCCCCTACATTATACCATTACCATGACTTCAACAGTATGCGCATTTCTGATCAGTGGCATCTACATCAGTAGCTTTTTGGCCTCTTCCATCGCCACAGGAGCAGTATTTAGCCTTTCCTTTTGTGGTTCCAACATAGTTCATCACTTTTTCTGTGATGTTCCCCCTCTCCTAATTCTTTCTTGTACTGATACTCATATCACTGAATTAATATGCTATATCTTAGGGTCATTCACTGtctttttcccatttcttgtCATCTTTACTTCTTACTTGCTAATCTTCATCACCATCCTGAAGATCCATTCTGCTGAAGGCCGTCAGAAAGCCTTCTCTACTTGTACTTCCCATCTCACAGCAGTGTCTATATTTTATGGGACAATCATCTTCATGTATTTCCAGCCTAGTTCAAACCATTCAATGGACTCAGACAAAATTGCATCAGTAGTCTACACCATGGTCATCCCTATGCTGAACCCTCTGGTCTATAGTCTTAGGAACAAAGATGTGaaaaatgctttcagaaaagcttTGAGGGGACAACAATTAACTCATATTTTTTCTTAG